The genomic segment ttattggaCGTAAGTATAAAGTCGTTACCTAGTACCATGTGCTGCTATATCTGTTCCCTTTAGCCATGAAATTTGGCGATACACCAACGATATTACTAACTTTACTGACTAGTATATCATTTGTTACTAGTGATACATTGTCAGTATCAGACATTTCATTTTGTTTGGTATTaatgatgatgaaataCGACACCATTAAGAAGCAGCAGTTTAGCAAGAAGGTAAGCTCGAAAGTTATTTAGATTGTTTTTCTAGTACTAGCACTAACATTATGcgtgataaatttgattacCTGCGTTGGTCGTACCACTAGCAATCCAAATTACTACTTTATGACCCAAATGCTTTCTGTattcattttcataatcattttaaatgattaCATTAACGTGGtaaaataatgtattatacTACtactaataataataatataattatacaagAAGAATAGATATATCGCTAAACAATATATGCTAGCATGCCTATTTAGTGTAGTATGTGGTGGTGCTCTTTTGATGGATAGACTGGTGGGGGCTGTTGAAAGGATCCTTTCTTGCTGGTACAGGATAACTCATTTAGGACTGCTTTAAATTTGGCTCTGGAATCAGGTTGGGGTGGTAAGGATAGTCAATTAAAGCGTAGTCAATTGAAAACGCTATTAATTGACTATTTATGTGCCCGTAGGTCACGAATTACTTAGATAAAACTGTATATGCTGACGAAATACAAGAAATATTgttcaattttatgaatGACTCATTCTATACGAATCTGGAAGATAACAGTGATGTATtcattaatgatttattcaGAAGGAAATAGCAGACATTTTAACTACACTCCATGGCCAACTGCAAAATGGCGATTTAACACTTTTAAACGCCTTAGAAACACAAATTAACCCTtgcaaaattgatatatgtCAACCTAACCAATCAGATTCTTCATCATGTGATGAAGAATCTCAATCTGATTATGAACCATAAAAAATGGTGAAGCACAAAATGTAGctattgaaaaatatctaaataatagttaaaaAGGAATTAAGTTGAAGATCATGGGTTGAATCATGTAATATAAacttttttgtaattttattctGACTGAATTCAgtgtaatatattgttacaTTTTTTCCAAAGTAATAATGACaggttaaatttgttttaaaaaattaatatctGTGTTACATGCAACATGTATTCTTTCAAAATGTGtttgttattaataaataattcttatcgattttaaaaaaataactaaaaatataatcattttaCAAACAAATCAA from the Babesia microti strain RI chromosome I, complete genome genome contains:
- a CDS encoding TSR2, pre-rRNA-processing protein TSR2 (overlaps_old_locusTagID:BBM_I02455); translation: MLACLFSVVCGGALLMDRLVGAVERILSCWTALNLALESGWGGKDSQLKRSQLKTLLIDYLCAHKTVYADEIQEILFNFMNDSFYTNLEDNSDKEIADILTTLHGQLQNGDLTLLNALETQINPCKIDICQPNQSDSSSCDEESQSDYEP